CGATGGCGAAGGTATCCCTCCTCGTCGGCCTGATCATGGCCGCAGTCACCGTGCTTGCCAGCACCCTCCTGTGGACGTTCCTCACTCAGGTCGGCGCGTTCCACCAGATCGACACCCTCCTCTCTGGCCCGGCAGGCGAGACGACGGCATTCTCCGCCTCAAGCGTTACCAAAGTTGTGAACTTCGGAACCGTGCTCATCGGATCGATCGTGGTGGGACTCGCCGGTGCGCTGGCGACGATGGTGGGCGGGATGCTTATCGCACTGCTTTACAACCTCAGTTCCAAAGCGACCGGCGGACTGTTCGTCGGATTCAGACAGGACTGATACCCGAGGTAGCGCGGCACCTAAGGCGCTACGCGCGGCGCCTGCTGCACGCACCGCGCGGCGGGAAGGGGAAGACGTGGTGCCTGAAGATCAGAGTGAGCGACCCTGGTGGGAAACTGGAGCTGCGCCTGAACCCGTGCTCCCGGCAAAGGCGCGTAAACATCGCCTCGTTATCATCGGTGCTGTGCTGCTTGTCGCCGGCGGCGGGCTCGCCTTTTTCCTCTCAATGTTCTCAATGAGAATGTGACGGCACATTCCTCGCCCCAGCACGGGCACCTCATCACGACGACACGTCAATGATCATGGTCAGGCCGCCCGCGCCGTCCTGCTCCACATTGTTGTTCGTGGTGTGGTGATTGATATGGCAATGGATCAACCATCTTCCGGGCGCACGGGCCGTCCAGAGGACGTCATAGCGTTGCCCGGGGGCAACGTTGATCGTGTCAGCGGCAAACCGCGCCGATAGGGCAAGGGTCTCTCCGTCCCTTGCGACCACCTCGAACGGGCCACCGTGGATGTGCATCGGATGAATATCGACAGAGTTCGTTCCGATGAACCGAACTTTCAGCACCTGTCCGACCTTCATTCGAATCGTCTCGGTGGACGGGTACGCCTTCCCGTTGATCGTGAAGTAGTTTGCCAGCCCACCCTCCATCGGCATCGCCGGCCAAGTGAGGCCGTTCCGGTTGAGCCATTCGCCGAGCTGGATGGTGTAGTCCATATCCGCCGGAATCGCATCAGCAGGACGTTTCGGCGCAATGATCAGCGCCCCGTAAAGTCCTAACGCCTCTTGACGGTCGGCGTGATCATGCGAGTGGTAAAAGAACGTACCTGCCTGTTTCACCGTGTATTCGTAGGTGAACGTCTTGCCGGGCTCGATCGGATGTTGAGTGATCTGGGCCGGGCCGTCCATGTCATTGGGAACGTCGAGACCGTGCCAATGCACCGTGGTGGATTCCGGCAGTCGATTGGTCACATTGATGCGTACGCGATCACCTTGCACAAAATCCAAACGCGGACCGGGAACCTGGCCGTTATACGCGTAAGCGTCCACCCACACACCCGGAAGGATCTGCCACCTCACTATCGAGGCAGTGAGGTCGAAGACCTTCACACCGTCGACCATTCGCGGCTGAAGGGCCTGGTCGCCGCGGGCGTTCCCGGCAGCGGTGGCGGTCACGTCTCTTGGGTCGACCGCGGCCATATCCCGCATCGCAGCTCCCGGGGTGTCGCGCGTCATGATCATCCCGGGCGGCATGATGGAACCGCCCACGTCACGGGCGCTTAGGGACATGTTGACCGTCGTGGACGGCGCCGAGATCCCCGCAACAAGGGCAATCATGCCGACAAGGGCAACGGCCACCAGTTGCGGCCGAGTGGGCTGCTGGGCCCCCGGCAGGCCCATACCGCCCATGCCTTTCATGCCGCCTTCGTGGTTCTGGTGGCTCTCGGCTGGGGCGGATGGCCGGCGTGTCATCAAGCCGTGCTTGAGGCCCTTATAGACCAACCAGACATTCGCCGGATACGCCAACGCGAAACCCGCGGCAACACCTACCGACATCACCCCCCAAAACACGAGTTCAGTCGGCTCCATTGCCCGCATATCGGGACCCATCATCAGCAATGTCATCACCGGCGCCATGCCCGCCATCATGAAGTTCATGCTGATGAATTCCGGCAGAAACGTACTGCGCACGTTTTGCAGGTACGTGCCGCCCATCAGGCTTTTCATGAACAAGGATTGAAAAATTAGAAGCCCGAACGCGAACCCGGCCAGGTACTCGACGATGAGGTCCAGCCACATCGGCAGGCCAAGGGCGGCGGTGATCGCCGCAGCCGCGATGATGCCGGTGGCATCACCCGCGACACAATGGATCGTGGAGCCGACGCCCTGTTTCCATAATGGTTTCGTGAACTCTTCATGTTCGCCCGGATGCGGTTCCTTGTCGACCAGCACGTAGAGCAGTAACCCGATCGGTCCTAGATAGAGCGTGACGAGAATGAAGCCCCACTTCATCACGCCCGGTTCTGGGTTGTTTCGGAATTGGTCCACTCCCACGTAGAGGGCAGAGAGGGCCGCCAAGACAAACCAGGCAACGAGGAAATAGTCGATCGGTTGAATAAGCACGCTGCTCCTTCCCAGGGCGCAAGCGCTGATACCCCGGCGGGGTAAAAAGTACGCTCAGTTCTCTCGGCAGGCAAGATCGGCAATGGCGTTGCAGGGTCCTTCGAATCAGAGGATCGCGTCGAAGCCTGCCCGAGCTCGTTGACGGCGTGTTGCGGGAGATTGAGAAGCCGCCGCGGGTTAGCGTCGGGGGGCCAATGACCGATCTCTTTCCGAAAGCTTCGGCTTCGCACCTATGATTCGGACCCAGAATGCTACGACGTCACGCCTCAACTCCGTCACGCGGCCCGGGCCCGTGGAGACTTTGGGCTGGCCTGGTGATCGCGGTCCTCGTTGCAGCCTCGGGCGTCGTCACGGCCCCCACAGCGATGGCTGATAGCTATCCATCGTGGGGTGATGTTCAAGCCGCCCGTTCAAACGAGGCGGCAAAACAGGCCCAAGTCAATGCGATTACCGCGCTGATTTCGAATCTCAAGACGCAAGTGAAAGCGGCCGAAGACGCCGCCGTCGCCCGCGAGAGGGAGAATGAAGCTGCCCAGCTCGCACTCACTGCGGGCCAAGACAAGGCGGATGCGCTCACAGCCGTCGCCGCGAAGCTGAAGATCAAGTCCGAAACCTCCCACCAGCAGGCGGCGACGGTCCTGGCGAAGTTCGCCCGCACAGGCGGTCCGAATCTCACCGGCACGCTACTGATCAGCAAGTCCTCAGACCGGGCCGGCCTGCTCTATCGCTTGAGTAGTTTGGGCAAGCTGACATCGACCATCAACCGGCTGTATTCGCAGGCAGCGCAGGACAGCAACAACGCAAAAGCTGCCAGTGATCAGGCCGTTGCCGCGAAGGACGCTCTCGCCACGCTTGCCGCTGCCGCAAAGACCGCGTTGGCCAAAGCGGCCCAGGCACAGAAGGACATGATTGCGTCGCTGTCCGCTCAAACCGCCCACCAGAACGAGCTTCAGGCCCAACTTGCGTCGCTGACCAGCGCCACCGCTATGACCGAACAGCAGTATCAGGCTGGCGTTGCGGCACGAGCGGCAGCGGAAGCGGCCGCCGCGGCGGCCGCTCGCGCCGCGGGATCAAGTGCCCCGGTGTCCTCCGACGCCCGCGCCCTCGCCCAAGAGCTGATGGGGTATGTCGCAGCTGGTCAGCTTTCCGGCTCTTCCCCCGACCACATCATGGAGATCCGATGGATCGCGGAGGGCCGCTCGGTCCCGAACTGCGGGATCGACACCCAAGTCTTGCAGGTCATGGTGATCGCCCTGCATACCTTCGCAAGCGTCGGCGTCAGCGACATCAACCGGCGCTGTACCGGCCAGATCGAAGGGGCGGGGATCTACTCACAGCACTATGCCGGAGGTGGTGGCCACGCGGTGGACTTTTATAGCCTCGGCGGCAGCCAGGCGACCGGCGCAGACGGCAACTCCCTGGCGTTGATCCGAGTCCTCGACCCGAGGATGCCGTACGGTTCGGGCCTTGGCCAAAGCAACTGCCGAACGGCGGCGGGAAACGAACCCGCCCTGCGCAATTTCCAAGACTTCTACGACACCTGCAACCACCTTCACATCAACGACCCGATGTAACCCTCTCCCTGCCGCAGCACGTCTATGAGGGCGGAGCTGAGAATGCCCCGCGCGCGTTTCCGCGCCATACCACTGGTGGGTATTCTGGAGGAGATGGAGAGTGAGAACGGGCGGCCCCGGACCCGAGCGGCGACGATCGTCGGTCGGGTACTGATGGTGCTCGCACTCGTCTCCGGAATCGCTGCCATGCACACCGGAATCGACATGCCCATGGCGGCCGCTTCCACCGGGGCCTCCGTCCAGGCGGGCCTAATGAGCATGCCCTCTTCTCCGGCTGCGCCCACCACGCAACAATCCCCAGACGCGGCGGAGGTGGGAGGTACCTCCACGCCGGCACTAGACGCACCGATGAGCCACGACGCTATGCACGCCTGCCTGTTCCTGCTCGGTGCCGCCCTGCTTTTCCTGCTCGCTTCCCCGTTGGGAAACAAGGTTCCGTTCAGCGCGCCTCGACTCATCGTGAAATGGCGCCACGCCGCTGCCGTGCGTGTCCGCGATCGGACTCTGGTCCTCCAGGTATTGCGGATTTAGAGGCTCCCGGGGAGAGCTCTGCTTCTCCCCTCCGATACACCCTCGAAATCCCCAAACCAAACCTCTTGGAGTACTGATGAAAATCGCACCTCGTCTCGCCCTCGCCGGCGTGGCCTTGGCCGCTGGCGGCCTCCTCACCGCCTGTACCGGTTCCGGCATGGGGGACATGTCCGGCATGTCCGGTATGTCCTCGACACCCGCCGCGGCGCACAACGCGCAAGACGTCACATTCGCGCAGATGATGATCGTGCACCACGAAGGCGCCATCGAGATGGCCGACCTCGCCCCGTCCCGTGCCGCCTCAACTCAGGTCAAGGACCTGGCCGCGAAAATCAAAGCCGCCCAGCAGCCCGAGATCGAGCAGATGACGTCCTGGCTGAAGTCCTGGGGTGAACCGGTCACCATGCCCGGGATGGGCTCGAGCTCTCCGACCCCCAGCGACATGTCCGGAATGGACATGTCCACGCCGATGCCTACCGATTCCTCCAGCATGGGCTCCATGCCCGGGATGACGACGCAAGACATGGACAGCCTGAAGGCCGCAACCGGGACTGCGTTCGATAAGAGATTCCTCACCCTGATGATCCAGCACCACGAAGGTGCGCTCACCATGGCCAAGCAGGAACAGTCGGGTGGCAAGGACGGTGCCGCCATGAAGCTCGCGGATAACATCGTCAGCTCCCAAACTGCGGAGATCGCCGACATGAAAGCCATGCTGACAGCGCTCGGCTAGCGCGCGGGTCGCGATCTGTGAGTCGCGCCTGACCTTGACCCCGGTGGGGTGGAACCCGCATTCCCCCTGCTCCGCCTCACCGGGCCCCCTCTCTCTTGATCTGCTCTGCCCACCATGAGGTCCACCATGCCGCTTTCTGCTCAACCCCCACGCCCGCTCACCCGACGCACCTTCCTCAGCGCGAGCATCGGTGCCGCCACCCTCGCCGCACTGGCTGCGTGCACCCCGGCAACACCCGCTCTGATATCTCCAACTTCCGCTGCCATTGCAGCGGCGGAGAAGACGCGCCAGCGCACCGGACGGGTTACCGCTGTGGCGTTGGACGCCCAGCCCTCCCAACTCGATCTCGCCGGTCGGGTCGCGAACACATGGACGTTCGGGTCGACACCGGCACCTGTCATCCGAGCCCGTGCCGGTGACACTATCCAGGCGGACGTCTCCAACCAGTTACCTACGTCTACCTCGGTGCATTGGCATGGCGTTGCTCTGCGCAACGACATGGACGGTGTGCCTCCGCTGACCCAGAACCCGATCGCTGCCGGAGACGCCTTCCGCTATAGCTTTACTGCCGAGCACCCGGGAACCTACTGGTTCCACCCGCACGTCGGCGTGCAAATCGACCGGGGCCTCTATGGAGCGCTGATCATCGACGATCCGCGAGAACCCCTGAGCTACGACCAAGAATGGATCGTCATCCTCGACGACTGGCTCGATGGAGTAACCAGCACACCCGACCAAGTCTTGAACGATCTCTCCAAAGGGATGGGGGCAATGGGGATGAACGGAATGCTCATGAGGATGGGAAACATGCTGATGGGCACCAACTCGGCATTGCTCGGTGGCGACACCGGCGACGTCTACTACCCGCTCTATCTGATCAATGGCCGGCCCGCTGCTGACCCGGAAACCTTCACAAGCAAACCCGGATCGAAAATTCGGATCCGGTTCATCAACGCTGGCGCCGATACTGCATTCCGGGTCGCTATCAGCGGCCACACCCTGACAATCACCCACACCGACGGGTACCCCGTCCGGCATCGCGAGGTCGACAGTGTCCTAATCGGGATGGGGGAGCGCTACGACGTAATCGTCACCGCCGGCGACGGAGTCTTCCCACTCGTTGCATCCGCCGAGGGCAAGGACGCCGCCGCATACGCCATCCTCCGCACCGGCACTGGGGCCGCGCCAGCGCCCCTGAAGACGCTGCCCGAGCTGAACTCGCCGCGGGTGGGGGTGGCCGAAGATCTGATCGCGGACGACGCGGTGCAGCTGAGGCCACGCGCCGTCGACCGCACGGTGCAAATGAAGCTGTCCGGCAGCATGAACTCGTACAAGTGGGCAATCAACGGCCGACAGTTCAATCCGGACCGGCCCTTGCAAGATGCACTCGCGGTTCACCAGGGGGAGCGGGTGCAACTGGAATTTGTCAACGACACCACCATGTGGCATCCGATGCACCTGCACGGGCACACGTATCAACACCCCGGCCGCGGTCCCCGCAAAGACACCTCGATCGTCCTTCCGGGCAAGACTCTTCGTGTCGACTTCGACGCCGATAACCCCGGCCTCTGGCTAAGCCACTGCCACAACATCTACCACGGCGAGTCCGGCATGATGGCCGTGCTCGCCTACCAGAAATAGCAGCCGCGTCGACTGTCCGCGCGAACAGCTTGGCACCTTCGTGGTGCATGCCCACTTTGGCGGGAATACGGGCCGGGGGTATCATGTTGTTGAGGGAGGGATACCCCTTGCCCGTATTGCTGGAGGAATGACAATGTCGACTACTGAGTATGAAGTCACCGGGATGACCTGCGGTCACTGTGAGATGTCGGTCCGCGAAGAAGTGGAACAGATCGCAGGTATCGAAAACATCGACGTGTCCGCAACAACCGGCAAGCTGGTTGTGACCAGCGCGACCGACCTTGATGACGCGCAAGTCTTCGCCGCGGTCAAGGAGGCGGGCTACTCAGCCGTTCGTGTCTGAGCTGAGCTCACCCATCAAACAGGGTGGAGTGGGGCTGGATGCCCCTTTGGCGCGGGCCTCACCCTCGTCCGGCTGATGTTCCCGGCAGACGCGGTGGGATGTTCACCCACTCACGCTGAGCAGTCGCCCGTGAGTTACACCGGCCCCTCGCGCCGCCAATCCGTTCAACCGCCTGTTGGCGCTGCCCGATCCCGGAGGATCACATGCCCACAAACGAAGCGCTCGTACCACCTCCTGCCGCGAACATCGAACTCGAAATCGGGGGAATGACCTGCGCATCGTGCGCGATGCGCATCGAGAAGAAGCTGAACAAGCTCGACGGGATCAACGCGACGGTGAACTACGCTACCGAGAAGGCGCGGGTGAGCGCCCCGGCCGAATTCGATCCGCAGACGCTGATCGCCGAGGTGGAGAAGGCAGGATATAGCGCCACGCTTCCGGTCGTGGCTCCGCAAAGCGCAGCGCCCGAGGACGCCCCCGACGCGGAGCACATTGCGCTGCGACAGCGACTGGTCGGGAGCATCGCACTTTCTGTTCCGGTGATCGCGCTGGCAATGGTCCCGGCGTTCCAGTTCACCTATTGGCAATGGTTGTCACTGACGCTCGCCGCCCCGGTGATCGTGTGGGCCGGTTGGCCGTTCCACAAGGCCGCGTTCATCAACCTCCGGCATGGAGCAGCGACGATGGACACCCTTGTCTCCGTCGGCACGTCCGCTGCCCTGCTCTGGTCTCTATATGCCTTGTTCTTCGGCACGGCCGGAATGCCAGGGATGACCCACGGTTTTGAATTTTCGGTCGCCCCCAACAGCGGCGCCGGCAACATCTATCTCGAGGTCGCTGCCGGAGTGACGATGTTCGTCCTAGCCGGCCGATACTTCGAGAAACGTTCGAAGCGCCAGGCTGGTGCAGCATTGCGCGCCCTTCTGGCGCTCGGCGCCAAGGACGTGGCCGTGCTCCGTAACGGCATCGAGACGCGCATCCCCACCGATCAGCTCGCCGTCGCGGACGAGTTCGTGGTGCGCCCAGGGGAGAAGATCGCCACCGACGGTGTCGTCGTGGACGGCACGAGCGCGGTCGACGCGTCCATGCTGACCGGCGAATCCGTCCCAGTCGAGGTTGGTGTGGGCGACAGCGTGGTGGGAGCAACCGTGAACGCCGGCGGACGGCTGGTCGTCCGCGCGACGAGAGTCGGAACAGATACCCAGTTGGCACAGATGGCGAAGCTCGTCGAGGATGCACAATCGGGCAAGGCCGAAGTGCAGCGCCTGGCGGACAAAATCTCCGGCGTGTTCGTCCCCATCGTGATCGCAATCGCCGTCACCACACTCGTCGTCTGGCTGGCAAGCGGATTCCCGGTCGAAGCCGCCTTCACCGCCGCTGTCGCTGTCTTGATCATCGCCTGCCCGTGCGCGCTCGGGCTGGCCACACCGACCGCGCTGCTGG
This is a stretch of genomic DNA from Leifsonia shinshuensis. It encodes these proteins:
- a CDS encoding DUF3566 domain-containing protein, with translation MIREHNIGESAERNDARLHLVYTGVWSMAKVSLLVGLIMAAVTVLASTLLWTFLTQVGAFHQIDTLLSGPAGETTAFSASSVTKVVNFGTVLIGSIVVGLAGALATMVGGMLIALLYNLSSKATGGLFVGFRQD
- a CDS encoding multicopper oxidase domain-containing protein encodes the protein MLIQPIDYFLVAWFVLAALSALYVGVDQFRNNPEPGVMKWGFILVTLYLGPIGLLLYVLVDKEPHPGEHEEFTKPLWKQGVGSTIHCVAGDATGIIAAAAITAALGLPMWLDLIVEYLAGFAFGLLIFQSLFMKSLMGGTYLQNVRSTFLPEFISMNFMMAGMAPVMTLLMMGPDMRAMEPTELVFWGVMSVGVAAGFALAYPANVWLVYKGLKHGLMTRRPSAPAESHQNHEGGMKGMGGMGLPGAQQPTRPQLVAVALVGMIALVAGISAPSTTVNMSLSARDVGGSIMPPGMIMTRDTPGAAMRDMAAVDPRDVTATAAGNARGDQALQPRMVDGVKVFDLTASIVRWQILPGVWVDAYAYNGQVPGPRLDFVQGDRVRINVTNRLPESTTVHWHGLDVPNDMDGPAQITQHPIEPGKTFTYEYTVKQAGTFFYHSHDHADRQEALGLYGALIIAPKRPADAIPADMDYTIQLGEWLNRNGLTWPAMPMEGGLANYFTINGKAYPSTETIRMKVGQVLKVRFIGTNSVDIHPMHIHGGPFEVVARDGETLALSARFAADTINVAPGQRYDVLWTARAPGRWLIHCHINHHTTNNNVEQDGAGGLTMIIDVSS
- a CDS encoding multicopper oxidase family protein, whose protein sequence is MRSTMPLSAQPPRPLTRRTFLSASIGAATLAALAACTPATPALISPTSAAIAAAEKTRQRTGRVTAVALDAQPSQLDLAGRVANTWTFGSTPAPVIRARAGDTIQADVSNQLPTSTSVHWHGVALRNDMDGVPPLTQNPIAAGDAFRYSFTAEHPGTYWFHPHVGVQIDRGLYGALIIDDPREPLSYDQEWIVILDDWLDGVTSTPDQVLNDLSKGMGAMGMNGMLMRMGNMLMGTNSALLGGDTGDVYYPLYLINGRPAADPETFTSKPGSKIRIRFINAGADTAFRVAISGHTLTITHTDGYPVRHREVDSVLIGMGERYDVIVTAGDGVFPLVASAEGKDAAAYAILRTGTGAAPAPLKTLPELNSPRVGVAEDLIADDAVQLRPRAVDRTVQMKLSGSMNSYKWAINGRQFNPDRPLQDALAVHQGERVQLEFVNDTTMWHPMHLHGHTYQHPGRGPRKDTSIVLPGKTLRVDFDADNPGLWLSHCHNIYHGESGMMAVLAYQK
- a CDS encoding DUF305 domain-containing protein, which codes for MKIAPRLALAGVALAAGGLLTACTGSGMGDMSGMSGMSSTPAAAHNAQDVTFAQMMIVHHEGAIEMADLAPSRAASTQVKDLAAKIKAAQQPEIEQMTSWLKSWGEPVTMPGMGSSSPTPSDMSGMDMSTPMPTDSSSMGSMPGMTTQDMDSLKAATGTAFDKRFLTLMIQHHEGALTMAKQEQSGGKDGAAMKLADNIVSSQTAEIADMKAMLTALG
- a CDS encoding heavy metal translocating P-type ATPase, whose translation is MPTNEALVPPPAANIELEIGGMTCASCAMRIEKKLNKLDGINATVNYATEKARVSAPAEFDPQTLIAEVEKAGYSATLPVVAPQSAAPEDAPDAEHIALRQRLVGSIALSVPVIALAMVPAFQFTYWQWLSLTLAAPVIVWAGWPFHKAAFINLRHGAATMDTLVSVGTSAALLWSLYALFFGTAGMPGMTHGFEFSVAPNSGAGNIYLEVAAGVTMFVLAGRYFEKRSKRQAGAALRALLALGAKDVAVLRNGIETRIPTDQLAVADEFVVRPGEKIATDGVVVDGTSAVDASMLTGESVPVEVGVGDSVVGATVNAGGRLVVRATRVGTDTQLAQMAKLVEDAQSGKAEVQRLADKISGVFVPIVIAIAVTTLVVWLASGFPVEAAFTAAVAVLIIACPCALGLATPTALLVGTGRGAQLGILIKGPEVLESTRKVDTIVLDKTGTVTTGKMTLLAIHTAEGVEEAELLRLAGAVEDASEHTIAQAVAKGATQRVGSLPTVESFANIEGMGVQGVVNGHLVLVGRDSLLTEWSVPADSTLVTAKEAAEEAGQTAIVVAWDGTARGVLVVADAIKNTSAEAIRQFKRLGLTPVLLTGDNETVANQVAAQVGIEQVIAEVLPREKVAVVTRLQAEGKVVAMVGDGVNDAAALAQADLGLAMGTGTDVAIEAADLTLVRGDLRSAADAIRLSRRTLGTIKVNLFWAFAYNVAAIPLAALGLLNPMLAGAAMAFSSVFVVSNSLRLRSFKSNASNTERLVQRATAKQALQKA
- a CDS encoding heavy-metal-associated domain-containing protein, producing the protein MSTTEYEVTGMTCGHCEMSVREEVEQIAGIENIDVSATTGKLVVTSATDLDDAQVFAAVKEAGYSAVRV